One stretch of Leishmania infantum JPCM5 genome chromosome 24 DNA includes these proteins:
- a CDS encoding putative CMP-sialic acid transporter: MHIQRQASEGSLKATRVKRHPRVWADAAGASPLCPRKRCVSPAPPQTFSSSTPLSPSTVAACSDESLKKHFVCRSSRSRTSHHHHCSVDMANFPSPVWVRRYVLNFNAVALVLLAVQNAGYLVLISYSQQQGKEYPLAAGGAEPEEEEVRTVTFKASHFLATTELVKLFLSLLWCVVDEAWAMQQERCSADTLTTPTAALLAEGSGRSNVAAFAQTPNSVADASCHLSRNLDDVADDMDAESLDHTVRLRVLFARKRFAAVFLSRMRHAIGLDHKYKETLLMIVPAIVYAIQGLLLIYSLKLLDPTVFQVLYQVRILFLAVMMRVVLDFRLSPIRWGALVALMFGITLAQMGAQSTRADMTTSKADDAARSEMENAAATEKTSSTWSMEGTLAALAGGFLSAFSGVFMEFVVKKRGNQFHLSARNTHLAFFSVVYFFIVFLCEIFQPEEGAGGLDEFTSTFFDGFTRLVWFLVVLQAIGGILVALVVRYCDNIVKSFSTAFAIVLSGTASVFLFHTPLNGTFLLGSFLVLTSITMYTAKK, encoded by the coding sequence ATGCATATACAGCGCCAAGCGTCCGAAGGATCTCTCAAGGCCACCCGCGTGAAGCGGCATCCCCGAGTGTGGGCCGATGCGGCGGGCGCCTCCCCCCTGTGTCCTCGCAAGCGGTGTGTCTCGCCTGCACCTCCCCAAACGTTCTCTTCCTCaacgcctctctcgccctccaccgtcgccgcgtgCTCTGACGAATCTCTCAAGAAACATTTTGTCTGCCGCTCCTCCCGCTCTAGGACgtcacaccaccaccattgCAGCGTCGACATGGCCAATTTTCCTTCGCCAGTGTGGGTGCGGCGCTACGTGCTCAACTTCAAtgccgtggcgctggtgctgctaGCGGTGCAGAACGCCGGGTATCTAGTCCTGATAAGCTattcgcagcagcagggaaAAGAGTACCCGctggctgctggcggtgcagaaccggaagaagaggaggtgcgtACGGTCACCTTCAAGGCTTCGCACTTTCTCGCGACGACTGAATTGGTGAagctttttctctctctcctgtggTGCGTCGTGGACGAAGCTTGGGCAAtgcagcaggagcgctgTTCTGCCGACACACTCACGACACcaacggcggcgttgctAGCTGAGGGTTCCGGGCGGAGCAATGTCGCAGCATTTGCCCAGACACCGAACTCCGTCGCGGATGCCTCGTGCCATCTCTCCCGCAATCTCGACGACGTCGCAGACGACATGGACGCTGAATCTCTCGATCACActgtgcggctgcgggtTCTCTTTGCCCGAAAGAGGTTCGCTGCCGTATTTCTGAGCCGCATGCGCCATGCCATCGGGCTGGACCACAAGTACAAAGAGACGCTGCTCATGATTGTGCCCGCCATCGTCTACGCTATCCaggggctgctgctcatcTACTCCCTCAAGCTGCTGGACCCAACCGTGTTTCAGGTCCTGTACCAGGTGCGCATCCTCTTCCTGGCAGTCATGATGCGGGTCGTGCTGGACTTCCGTCTCTCGCCCATCCGGTGGGGCGCACTGGTGGCGCTGATGTTTGGCATCACGCTGGCACAGATGGGCGCGCAGAGCACGCGAGCGGATATGACAACCAGTAAGGCAGATGACGCTGCACGATCAGAGATGGAGAACGCTGCGGCGACCGAAAAGACCTCCAGCACGTGGTCAATGGAGGGTACACTGGCTGCGCTCGCTGGCGGCTTCCTGAGCGCGTTCTCCGGTGTGTTCATGGAGTTCGTGGTGAAGAAGCGCGGCAACCAGTTCCACCTGTCGGCGCGCAACACCCATCTCGCGTTCTTCTCGGTCGTGTACTTCTTTATTGTGTTCTTGTGCGAGATCTTCCAGCcggaagagggggcgggcgggctTGATGAGTTCACAAGCACGTTCTTCGACGGCTTCACCAGGCTGGTGTGGTTTCTGGTGGTTCTGCAGGCGATTGGCGGGATCCTCGTGGCTCTGGTGGTGCGCTACTGCGACAACATCGTGAAGTCGTTCTCGACGGCGTTCGCGATTGTGCTGAGCGGCACGGCGTCCGTGTTTCTGTTCCACACGCCGCTGAACGGGACGTTTCTGCTGGGCTCCTTCCTTGTGCTCACCTCCATCACCATGTACACCGCGAAGAAGTAA
- a CDS encoding ppg3-related protein-like protein, with protein MLKDQDRGRRAKRKHAQASSSFDRWREQTQRRGADAHGSGVEYHSHMDDGGHVDPQSIGRAALGHRSSHAPLPWSPLPYPVPPPGQHSRLEELEGLLLTQGHYNHLFPAAAVCDEVGCNVISLPQVTPSSRTLDMPPSDAASSYSHGGLADSLCGAVDGMAKDGRRSVAMGGSLFLSTPHRHTQEVMGRCALPNGGTDATGAISAAELEAERYIARLEEEVQTLMMEISDKDRCIVLMSAAKDAMAVQLQEQITRGSLISDESATRQMLSYSFMRTVAFQKTQEESNRALELNTQISVLKYELKLAETMLAQSQSSVTAAASQHQQQLFKEKKGEDELARSLSTTLRSLLQDEYGRLAQLVSEMPSKVQMIMSASGSTPHGEGDNAAKDAAAPQQQRLHELLESLLAPCGGAAASPVGAASSAACALASTPSPSPPALKDADSSHLVRLVSRVCRHHAAMTDLYCAEAGRKAALAQYEGDVVRLISAKQSALTWAALYQEKKDEAKHLQETIMSLRDELRAARGQRQRVVSSGPGAGSGMGSAISTRRYEAYAAPYVPSSAKLRRSSHDAPESSSFSPQMKPRRVAAIKMPIGVLREEARRLGALPASYYRPLVRRASLSMSSLSASSSPANAERKLRIQDQKLEASGKRSGSEEASVASAVVEVLTVVGSSSHACSPAVSVRRAAPRQLESGGTSPSAQSPRAALIRKDKARRSAAQSQSRVRDPRQRLETTRQKCSSRTVVSSSSSSSCKSEVLPAARALKVATLKRVFAAERASSSESSSSASSVSVLSHTKPQRAAAKPTATTAKQQPHPKAVHNSFDDSDNDSSEAGAATVPESTFDTSHRLSTSKLAAAGTPAKTAVSSKTTTSAAAASKNSKKRRAKAGSDNDASSANVSMSSLSSVAVKTTYGGLSTSARTIENKGTSAASAKPTHMRRSSFDEDDNDDGAEDSSSSSDKTLTTPAPAPRAKVGSSTARASTAATKPSAEKRSVSATTNTAPSTSRFGEAASKTSCAKPAKLTLPTW; from the coding sequence atGCTGAAAGACCAGGATCGCGGCAGACGGGCCAAGAGAAAGCACGCACAGgcctcttcttctttcgACCGCTGGCGTGAACAAACGCAGCGGCGTGGTGCTGACGCACACGGTAGCGGAGTGGAGTACCACTCTCACATGGACGATGGAGGCCACGTCGACCCGCAAAGCATCGGCCGGGCTGCGCTgggccaccgcagcagccacgcgccgctgccttggTCGCCGTTGCCGTACCCTGTCCCCCCTCCGGGTCAGCACAGCCGCCTGGAAGAGTTAGAAGGGCTGTTGCTCACGCAAGGACACTACAACCATCTTTTCCCAGCGGCCGCTGTATGCGACGAGGTGGGCTGTAACGTCATCAGCTTACCGCAGGTGACGCCCTCGAGCCGCACTCTGGATATGCCACCCAGCGATGCGGCATCTTCGTACTcgcacggcggcctcgcAGACTCGCTCTGCGGTGCCGTGGACGGAATGGCCAAGGATGGCCGCCGCTCTGTCGCGATGGGCGGGTCGTTGTTTCTCAGCAcaccccaccgccacacTCAGGAGGTGATGGGCCGCTGTGCGCTGCCGAACGGCGGCACCGATGCGACGGGTGCCATCAGCGCAGCCGAGTTAGAGGCAGAGCGGTATATTGCGCGTCTCGAGGAAGAGGTGCAGACGCTGATGATGGAGATCTCTGACAAGGATCGCTGCATTGTCTTGATGTCGGCTGCGAAGGATGCGATGGCGGttcagctgcaggagcagatCACAAGAGGGAGCCTAATCTCGGACGAGAGCGCCACGCGGCAGATGCTGAGCTACAGCTTTATGCGTACGGTGGCGTTCCAGAAGACACAAGAGGAGAGTAACCGGGCACTGGAGCTCAACACCCAAATCTCCGTTCTCAAATACGAGCTGAAGCTTGCAGAGACCATGCTAGCGCAGTCGCagagcagcgtcaccgccgcggcatctCAACACCAACAGCAGCTGTtcaaagaaaagaagggcgAGGACGAGCTCGCCCGCTCCTTATCCACCACTTTACGGTCTCTCCTGCAGGACGAGTACGGCCggctcgcgcagctcgtgTCAGAGATGCCAAGCAAGGTGCAGATGATAATGTCCGCAAGCGGTAGCACGCCGCACGGCGAGGGCGACAATGCCGCAAAGGATGCGGCGGCACCCCAGCAGCAACGGTTGCACGAATTGCTAGAGTCTCTGCTCGCCccgtgcggtggtgcggcagcctCGCCGGTCGGCGCAGCATCATCTGCCGCCTGTGCTTTGGCCAGCACcccatcgccgtcgccaccggcgctCAAGGACGCGGACTCGTCGCACCTTGTTCGCCTTGTCTCCCGCGTGTGCCGCCATCACGCTGCCATGACGGATCTCTACTGCGCCGAGGCCGGCCGGaaggcggcgttggcgcagTATGAGGGCGACGTTGTGCGCCTCATCAGTGCCAAGCAAAGCGCGCTTACCTGGGCGGCGCTGTATCAGGAGAAGAAGGATGAGGCCAAGCACCTGCAGGAGACGATAATGAGCCTGCGGGACGAACTGCGGGCTGCAAGAGGGCAGAGGCAACGAGTCGTCAGCAGCGGCCCGGGCGCGGGTAGCGGGATGGGTAGCGCCATCAGCACGCGGAGGTACGAGGCGTACGCTGCGCCGTATGTGCCTTCTTCCGCGAAGCTGCGAAGGTCGTCACATGATGCGCCTGAAAGCTCCTCTTTCTCACCGCAGATGAAGCCTCGACGAGTTGCTGCCATCAAGATGCCGATCGGCGTACTGCGAGAAGAGGCTCGGCGCCTCGGAGCCCTGCCGGCGTCGTACTACCGGCCGCTTGTCAGGCGCGCATCCCTGTCAATGAGCTCTCTCTCCGCATCAAGCAGTCCGGCGAACGCGGAACGGAAGCTGCGGATTCAAGACCAGAAGCTTGAGGCAAGTGGCAAGCGCAGTGGCTCTGAGGAGGCGTCTGTGGCGTCTGCTGTTGTCGAAGTGCTCACAGTCGTCGGCAGCTCGAGTCACGCGTGCAGCCCGGCTGTGTCCGTCCGTCGAGCCGCACCGCGCCAGCtggagagcggcggcacgtcgccgtcggcacaGTCGCCTCGGGCGGCGCTGATACGCAAAGACAAGGCTCGACGCTCTGCTGCGCAGTCGCAGTCGCGGGTGCGTGACCCGAGACAGCGCTTAGAGACGACGCGTCAGAAGTGTAGCTCACGAACGGTTGTCTCCagctcgtcgtcctcgtcatGTAAAAGCGAGGTACTTCCCGCTGCCCGCGCGCTGAAGGTGGCAACGTTGAAGCGCGTCTTcgcagcggagagggcgagTAGCTCGGAGTCCTCatcctcggcctcctccgtATCTGTACTCAGCCACACCAAGCCGCAGAGGGCGGCTGCCAAGCccacagcgacgacggcgaagcagcagccccaTCCGAAGGCAGTGCACAACTCCTTTGACGACTCCGACAACGATTCGAGCGAAGCGGGAGCAGCAACGGTGCCAGAGAGCACTTTCGATACGTCGCACCGACTTTCGACCTCAAAGCTGGCAGCAGCCGGTACGCCTGCCAAGACCGCCGTGTCCAGCAAGACGACcacctcggccgccgcggcgtccaAGAACTCAAAGAAGCGACGCGCAAAGGCAGGGAGTGACAATGACGCGTCGTCTGCCAACGTCAGCATGTCGTCGCTCTCATCTGTAGCTGTGAAGACCACATACGGCGGCCTCAGCACCTCCGCGCGTACGATCGAAAATAAGGGCAcaagcgccgcctccgctaAGCCAACTCACATGCGGAGGTCATCCTTTGACGaggacgacaacgacgacggagccgaagacagcagcagcagctccgacaAAACCTTGACCACCCCGGCTCCTGCACCACGCGCCAAGGTCGGCTCGAGCACGGCAAGGGCCTCCACCGCGGCAACGAAGCCTTCAGCAGAAAAGCGATCGGTTTctgccaccaccaacacTGCCCCTTCCACTTCCAGGTTCGGGGAGGCGGCATCAAAAACATCATGTGCAAAGCCAGCCAAGCTGACACTTCCCACGTGGTGA
- a CDS encoding putative aspartate aminotransferase, with protein MLRHVCSSAVVACSAGLAPISCRRVGSTSYFSAVPRAPPDAIMGIAADFAKDMCPNKVNLCVGVYRDEQNKPFVLESVRKAMSHIVERDTQMDYAPIAGLPSFVNSVQRLCFGKPMLDVQGDRIASAQTLSGTGALHLGVQLLQRSSGGSGTATLHIPSPSYPNHLNILQHVNVEASYYPYYNLSTHRLNIDAMLNYLRQLPAGSVILLHACAHNPTGCDPTPEEWQQIVDVICRSDLIPFVDMAYQGFATGDIERDAYVLRALNQQEVPTYLVAQSLAKSFGLYGHRTGALHIRCTTQKEKVNVLSQLQSTIRATYSNPPIFGARIADEILRTPQLRELWKSELNQMSSRLQDVRHRLVAQLRACGSTRDWEYLEKGVGMMSLTGLTEDQVMALQQKYSVYLTRNGRIAFSGLSSENVAYVAQSIHDVSR; from the coding sequence ATGCTTCGCCACGTATGCTCGTCCGCCGTCGTGGCCTGCAGTGCTGGCCTGGCGCCGatcagctgccgccgtgtAGGGTCGACAAGCTACTTCTCGGccgtgccgcgcgcgcctccgGATGCCATCATGGGCATTGCTGCGGACTTCGCCAAAGACATGTGTCCAAACAAGGTAAACCTTTGCGTCGGAGTCTACCGTGATGAGCAGAACAAGCCCTTTGTGCTGGAGTCCGTGCGCAAGGCAATGTCGCACATTGTGGAGCGCGACACGCAGATGGACTACGCGCCCATTGCGGGTCTGCCATCCTTCGTGAATAGCGTGCAGCGGCTATGCTTTGGAAAGCCAATGCTGGACGTTCAAGGCGACCGCATCGCCTCGGCACAGACTCTTAGTGGCACCGGTGCCCTGCATCTTGGCGTGCAGCTACTGCAGCGCTCCTCTGGTGGCTCCGGCACCGCGACGCTGCACATCCCGAGCCCCTCCTACCCGAATCACCTGAATATCCTGCAGCATGTGAACGTTGAGGCTAGCTATTACCCGTACTACAATCTGAGTACGCATCGCTTGAACATCGATGCAATGCTCAACTatctgcgccagctgcccGCCGGCTCCGTCATCTTGCTGCACGCCTGTGCGCACAACCCGACTGGGTGCGATCCTACGCCAGAGGAATGGCAGCAGATTGTAGACGTCATCTGCCGAAGCGATCTCATTCCGTTCGTTGACATGGCATACCAGGGTTTTGCGACGGGCGACATCGAGCGCGATGCCTACGTCCTGCGCGCGTTGAATCAGCAAGAGGTCCCCACGTACCTGGTGGCCCAGTCGTTGGCGAAGAGCTTCGGTCTCTACGGGCATCGCACTGGCGCCCTGCACATCCGCTGCACCACGCAGAAGGAGAAAGTGAATGTcctgtcgcagctgcagtcgaCGATTCGCGCCACGTACAGCAACCCTCCCATCTTCGGTGCTCGCATCGCGGACGAGATTTTGCGGacaccgcagctgcgcgagctgtgGAAGTCGGAGCTGAACCAGATGTCTAGCCGACTGCAGGATGTTCGGCACCGTCTTGTCGCCCAGCTGCGCGCCTGTGGCTCGACGCGTGACTGGGAGTACCTCGAGAAAGGTGTGGGTATGATGTCGCTGACGGGACTGACGGAGGATCAggtgatggcgctgcagcagaagTACAGCGTCTACCTGACGCGCAACGGTCGCATCGCGTTTTCTGGACTGAGCTCCGAAAATGTGGCCTACGTCGCTCAGTCCATCCACGATGTGTCCCGGTAG